Proteins encoded by one window of Culicoides brevitarsis isolate CSIRO-B50_1 chromosome 2, AGI_CSIRO_Cbre_v1, whole genome shotgun sequence:
- the LOC134829170 gene encoding sodium-dependent serotonin transporter, giving the protein MSCNDQETTTTKSTTENNGKTADWTLYQRNVSSNVGSQHLAEPENNDSGADDESQSQSRENDPLQPKHKTSASSNKEKVLIVSLSNQRTRETWSQKAEFLLAVIGFAVDLGNVWRFPYICYQNGGGAFLIPYCIMLLLGGLPLFYMELALGQFHRCGCLSIWKRICPALKGVGIAICIIDIYMGMYYNTIIGWAVYYLYASFTTELPWTKCGNEWNTDACSPVYSINNATNITNTSSPAKEFFERKVLEQYKSDGLNYMGPIKPELALCVFGVFILVYFSLWKGVKSSGKAVWFTAIMPYIVLIILLGRGVTLPGSGDGIMYYLTPQWHKLKNTRVWIDAASQIFFSLGPGFGTLLALSSYNKFNNNCYRDALITSSINCLTSFLAGFVIFSVLGYMAHVQKTTIDKVGLEGPGLVFIVYPEAISMMTGSVFWSIIFFIMLITLGLDSTFGGLEAMITGIADEYPRVIGRHREIFVFFVLCGIYLCALPTMTYGGVYLVNFLNVYGPGLAILFVVFVEAAGVFWYYGVDNFSADIEQMLGEKPSLFWRLCWKYVSPTFLFVILIFSVLGYEEMLGEEYEYPEWSSTVGWMLTLSSVLCIPGYMIYKFLRSPGGCRHRLRQTFKPDLVISPVPNQYQMDGSTAV; this is encoded by the exons ATGTCATGTAATGACCAagagacgacaacgacgaagaGCACAAcggaaaataatggaaaaacgGCGGATTGGACGCTGTATCAGCGAAATGTGTCAAGCAACGTCGGAAGTCAACATCTCGCTGAACCGGAAAACAATGATTCGGGCGCCGACGACGAAAGTCAAAGTCAGTCGAGGGAAAATGATCCGTTGCAACCAAAGCATAAAACTTCCGCAAGTAGCAATAAAGAG AAAGTTTTGATTGTATCTCTTTCGAATCAACGTACTCGCGAAACATGGAGCCAAAAGGCGGAATTCTTACTCGCCGTTATCGGATTCGCTGTCGATCTCGGAAACGTTTGGAGATTTCCCTACATTTGCTACCAAAATGGCGGAGGAGCCTTTTTAATCCCGTATTGCATCATGTTGTTGCTCGGAGGTCTTCCGCTTTTCTACATGGAACTTGCTCTCGGACAATTTCATCGTTGCGGATGTCTCAGTATCTGGAAACGCATTTGTCCCGCACTCAAAG GTGTTGGAATTGCAATTTGTATAATTGACATCTATATGGGCATGTATTACAACACGATTATTGGATGGGCAGTTTATTATCTCTACGCTTCCTTCACTACTGAGCTACCGTGGACCAAATGCGGCAATGAATGGAATACAG ATGCGTGTTCCCCCGTGTATTCAATTAATAATGCAACCAACATCACAAATACATCGAGTCCTGCAAAGGAGTTCTTTGA GCGCAAAGTTCTCGAGCAATACAAATCCGATGGGCTTAACTACATGGGCCCGATAAAACCTGAGCTCGCTCTTTGTGTCTTCGGCGTCTTCATTCTCGTCTATTTTTCGCTTTGGAAAGGCGTCAAGAGCTCCGGAAAAGCTGTTTGGTTCACAGCAATTATGCCGTATATCGTGCTGATTATCCTTCTCGGGCGAGGCGTTACTCTTCCGGGATCTGGAGATGGCATCATGTACTATTTAACGCCTCAATGGCACAAATTGAAGAACACGAGAGTTTGGATAGATGCTGCaagtcaaattttcttttcgctCGGACCGGGCTTTGGAACGTTACTTGCGCTTTCAAgttataataaattcaataacaaCTGCTATCGTGATGCGCTGATAACGAGTTCGATTAATTGTTTGACGAGCTTTTTAGCTGGATTTGTAATTTTCAGTGTGTTagg ttatatgGCGCACgtgcaaaaaacaacaatcgaTAAAGTTGGGCTCGAAGGTCCCGGATTAGTGTTCATTGTGTATCCAGAAGCCATTAGCATGATGACGGGAAGTGTATTTTGGTCCATAATCTTCTTCATTATGTTAATAACTTTAG GACTCGATAGTACATTTGGCGGGCTCGAGGCGATGATTACGGGAATTGCAGATGAATATCCTCGAGTTATTGGACGACATCGTGAGATATTTGTCTTTTTCGTCTTATGTGGTATTTATTTGTGTGCTTTACCAACAATGACCTAC ggcGGGGTATATTTAGTGAATTTCCTGAACGTTTACGGGCCCGGATTAGCAATTCTCTTTGTCGTTTTTGTCGAAGCTGCGGGAGTTTTTTGGTATTATGGCGTCGATAACTTTTCCGCCGACATCGAGCAAATGTTAGGCGAGAAACCTTCCCTCTTTTGGCGATTATGTTGGAAATATGTCAGTCCAACCTTCCTCttcgtaattttaattttctccgtGCTCGGTTACGAAGAGATGCTCGGCGAAGAATACGAATATCCCGAATGGAGCAGCACCGTTGGATGGATGTTGACTCTTTCGAGCGTTTTGTGCATTCCGGGCTACATGATTTACAAATTCCTGCGAAGTCCCGGCGGATGTCGACATCGTTTGCGACAAACGTTCAAACCGGATTTGGTAATAAGTCCCGTGCCGAATCAGTATCAAATGGATGGAAGTACAGCAGTTTGA